The Pseudomonadota bacterium sequence AATAGGGTCAACAACAAGCCGGCTTATAAGGATTTGACATTCGTTGCAGATTACTACGACTGGAACATTTTGGGGAAGAAACCGGACCTCATAATACTGCGACATATCCTGGAGCATCAAAGTCACATGCACGATTTTCTTAATGGTATTCTGGGAGGCGTTAAAAACGCACCACATCAGATTTACATCGAGATTCCTGCTTGGGAGTGGATCGTGGCTCATGATCAGGTATATGCTTTCTCCTACGAACATTGCAGTTATTATACGAAGAACTCGCTGCAACGAATCATGACTGAGTATGGATACACCCCCAGAAAGATAGCCTTTTCTTTCAAAGATGAGTATATTCAATATTTTGGTGGAAAAGATACCCAAGTCGTGGATAACAACCGCTGTTTGGATCAAGATGCCATGATCTCAGTAACACGGGCCTTTATAGAAAGAATTCCCATAATTTTAGCGCGGCTGCAGACTTTATTTGCTAATGCCTCCGACACGGTGTTGTGGGGTGCTGCGGGGAAAGGGACAACGTTGTTGAATATTCTGGATATAGACTACGGTAGTGTAAACTCTCTTGTGTAAATTCATAAGGAGTGACAAAAAGGATGTACCTCCTATAAAATAGGTGATGACGAATCACAAATCTATTTTAGGAAGGAGGAACATCCAATGGAACTAAAAGTGAGTGTATCAGAGG is a genomic window containing:
- a CDS encoding class I SAM-dependent methyltransferase translates to MNTKINLGSMQGVDVICPVCSERVESAPIFCKSGMPCYVLERHYTRESALAARTGNVDFRFCGNCGFVFNAAFSPALMDYVVDYESSRTHSPYFEHYLEKVCKELSNVCSVAGKTVAEIGCGDGHFLMKLRELVEFEGWGFEPSLNRVNNKPAYKDLTFVADYYDWNILGKKPDLIILRHILEHQSHMHDFLNGILGGVKNAPHQIYIEIPAWEWIVAHDQVYAFSYEHCSYYTKNSLQRIMTEYGYTPRKIAFSFKDEYIQYFGGKDTQVVDNNRCLDQDAMISVTRAFIERIPIILARLQTLFANASDTVLWGAAGKGTTLLNILDIDYGSVNSLV